The sequence below is a genomic window from Draconibacterium halophilum.
TTTATTTAATCGTTTGATTGAACAACGCAAAGCCATTGTTGACGAAACAGCAGGCGTTACCCGCGACCGTAATTACGGAAAAGGCGAGTGGATTGGAGTAGAATATTCAGTAATTGATACCGGTGGTTATGTTGTTAACTCTGAAGATGTTTTTGAATCAGAGATTAACAAACAAGTGCATTTGGCCATTGATGAGGCCGATGTGATTATGTTTGTGGTTGACGTGGAAGCTGGAATTACCGACCTGGATGATGCCATCGCCAGTATTTTACGACGCAACAAAAAGGAGATTATCGTGGTTGTAAACAAGGTAGATAACCATAATCGTATTTTAGATGCACAGGAATTTTACGGCTTAGGATTGGGCGAGATTTATTGTATTTCGTCGATGACCGGAAGCGGAACCGGCGATATGCTGGATGCGTTGGTTGAAAAATTTCCGCACAAAGAGTCGTTGGAGGAAGAGCACGAGTTGCCACACCTGTCGGTTGTTGGCCGCCCTAATGTTGGTAAATCATCGTTTATAAATGCCTTAATTGGCGAAGCTCGTAACATCGTTACCGATGTTGCCGGAACAACGCGCGATTCAATACATACCCGATACAATAAGTTCGGCCACGATTTTATGATCGTTGACACAGCCGGACTTCGCAAAAAAGGAAAAGTACACGAAGATCTTGAGTTTTACTCGGTTTTACGCTCAGTGCGCACCATCGAAAATTCTGATGTTTGCATGTTGCTTCTTGATGCCACCCGTGGTGTGGAAGCGCAGGACATGAACATTCTGAACCTGATCTTAAAAAATAAAAAGGGTGTGGTTATTTTGGTAAATAAGTGGGATTTGGTAGATAAAGATACCATGACAACCAAAAAAATGACACAGGAAATTCAGGAGAGGCTGGCACCGTTTACCGATGTTCCTATTCTTTTTATTTCGGCATTAACAAAACAACGTGTTCACAAAGCGCTGGAGATTGCCATGGAGGTACATCGAAACCGTAAGCAACGTATTAAAACCTCAGAATTGAACGAGATTTTGCTGGAAGCAATTGAAAACTACGGGCCGCCATCGGTGAAAGGGAAATACATAAAAATTAAGTATTGTACACAGTTACCATCGCCAACTCCGGCGTTTGCATTATTTGCCAACTTGCCACAATACATTAAAGAGCCGTATAAAAGGTACATCGAAAATCAGTTACGCGATAATTTTAATCTTACCGGCGTACCTATTCAGATTTATTTCAGGCAGAAGTAGGAAAAGCTGGAAGATTGAAGTAGGAAGCTCGGAGTTGAAAAATTCCATCTGTATGGTTGCAGGTGGAATTTTTTCGTTATAAAGAACCCGTATATGAG
It includes:
- the der gene encoding ribosome biogenesis GTPase Der; translation: MSSRIVAIVGRPNVGKSTLFNRLIEQRKAIVDETAGVTRDRNYGKGEWIGVEYSVIDTGGYVVNSEDVFESEINKQVHLAIDEADVIMFVVDVEAGITDLDDAIASILRRNKKEIIVVVNKVDNHNRILDAQEFYGLGLGEIYCISSMTGSGTGDMLDALVEKFPHKESLEEEHELPHLSVVGRPNVGKSSFINALIGEARNIVTDVAGTTRDSIHTRYNKFGHDFMIVDTAGLRKKGKVHEDLEFYSVLRSVRTIENSDVCMLLLDATRGVEAQDMNILNLILKNKKGVVILVNKWDLVDKDTMTTKKMTQEIQERLAPFTDVPILFISALTKQRVHKALEIAMEVHRNRKQRIKTSELNEILLEAIENYGPPSVKGKYIKIKYCTQLPSPTPAFALFANLPQYIKEPYKRYIENQLRDNFNLTGVPIQIYFRQK